In Musa acuminata AAA Group cultivar baxijiao chromosome BXJ2-10, Cavendish_Baxijiao_AAA, whole genome shotgun sequence, a genomic segment contains:
- the LOC135624665 gene encoding dihydrolipoyllysine-residue succinyltransferase component of 2-oxoglutarate dehydrogenase complex 2, mitochondrial-like codes for MWNVLFFLHSESGDRVEADEPIAQIETDKVTIDVNSPEAGIIQKFIAKEGDTVTQGTKVAVISKSSPGDTCCLIR; via the exons ATGTGGAATGTGCTTTTCTTTTTACATTCAGAGTCCGGTGATAGGGTTGAAGCTGATGAACCAATTGCTCAGATTGAGACTGATAAG GTGACCATTGATGTAAATAGTCCTGAAGCTGGGATTATCCAAAAG TTTATAGCCAAGGAAGGTGATACTGTCACACAAGGAACCAAGGTTGCTGTGATATCTAAGTCTTCCCCTGGCGACACATGTTGCCTCATCAGATGA
- the LOC135624663 gene encoding glycerophosphodiester phosphodiesterase GDPD1, chloroplastic-like, translated as MALKAVHVSDVPSLDQLPEAPVVALSTSSRLHKGAGWVNKAERLVVIGHRGKGMNALASPDPRLREVKENSLRSFNEAARFPIDFVEFDVQVTKDGCPIIFHDDLILTEDEDGKISEKLVTHLSLEEFRSYGPQRDHHTKVGKPLLRKAKDGRILNWAVKADDSFCTLQEAFQGVDPRVGFNIELKFVDDVVYEEEELTRSLRATLRVVYEFANERSIIFSSFQPDAARLIRKLQNDYPVFFLTNGGTQIYGDARRNSLDEGIKLCLAYGLQGLVSEVKAIFMNPTAIAIIKDSKLALLTYGQLNNVPEAVYMQHLMGINGVIVDLVQDITEAVSEFISPDAEDAVEAKVKEASRPKFSQHELSFLLRLIPQLVQQ; from the exons ATGGCGCTCAAGGCCGTGCACGTCTCTGACGTCCCCTCGCTCGACCAGCTGCCGGAGGCCCCCGTCGTCGCCCTCTCCACCTCCTCCCGTCTCCACAAAG GGGCGGGATGGGTGAACAAGGCGGAGAGGCTGGTGGTGATCGGGCACCGAGGGAAGGGGATGAACGCGCTGGCGTCGCCGGACCCGCGGCTGAGGGAGGTTAAGGAGAACTCGCTCCGCTCCTTCAACGAGGCCGCACGCTTCCCCATCGACTTCGTTGAGTTCGACGTCCAG GTCACCAAAGATGGCTGCCCCATCATCTTCCATGACGATCTCATACTCACCGAAGACGAAGAT GGAAAGATTTCCGAGAAGCTTGTCACCCATCTTTCCTTGGAGGAGTTCCGTTCCTACGGCCCCCAAAGAGATCATCATACAAAG GTGGGGAAACCATTGCTGAGGAAGGCAAAAGACGGGCGAATCCTGAACTGGGCCGTCAAAGCAGATGACTCGTTTTGCACGCTGCAAGAAGCATTCCAAGGTGTCGATCCCCGTGTCGGCTTCAACATCGAGCTAAAGTTCGTCGACGATGTCGTCTACGAAGAAGAAGAGCTCACTCGATCGCTTCGAGCGACCTTGCGA GTTGTCTACGAGTTCGCCAACGAGAGGTCAATCATCTTCTCGTCCTTCCAGCCCGACGCCGCACGACTAATTCGCAAACTCCAAAATGACTACCCT GTGTTCTTCCTCACCAATGGAGGAACGCAGATCTACGGGGATGCAAGGAGAAACTCCTTGGATGAGGGAATCAAGCTCTGCTTGGCATACGGCTTGCAGGGATTAGTGTCCGAAGTCAAAGCCATCTTTATGAATCCAACAGCTATAGCCATAATCAAAGATTCCAAACTTGCCCTCCTAACATACGGACAACTGAA CAACGTTCCCGAGGCAGTCTACATGCAGCACCTCATGGGGATCAACGGCGTGATCGTGGACTTGGTCCAAGATATCACTGAGGCTGTTTCGGAGTTCATCAGCCCGGACGCAGAAGATGCGGTCGAGGCAAAGGTGAAGGAGGCTTCGAGGCCCAAGTTTTCCCAGCATGAGCTTTCGTTTCTGTTGAGGCTCATACCTCAACTGGTACAACAATGA
- the LOC135624664 gene encoding NAC domain-containing protein 83-like encodes MDTKPSVVARHGVLRLPPGFRFHPTDEELVVQYLRTKVFSCPLPASIIPDINLSNFDPWDLPGGCEEERYFFNLREAKYTKGSRSNRAARSGYWKATGKDKQITSSRCSQVVGMKKVLVFYQGKPPTGTKTDWIMHEYRLTGPDTTACIFPQRKNSSQSCVAVPSGDWVLCRIFKKKRATKMEAETDDGGTNHGVGFIDFMGQRDRDRSHSASSISETSCVTELSYGSSSGEETSSGTSLP; translated from the exons ATGGATACGAAGCCGAGTGTTGTCGCCAGGCATGGAGTGCTGAGGCTCCCCCCTGGGTTCAGGTTCCACCCCACTGATGAGGAGCTGGTGGTGCAGTACCTCAGGACGAAGGTCTTCTCATGCCCATTGCCTGCCTCCATCATCCCTGACATCAATCTCTCAAACTTCGATCCATGGGATTTGCCAG GTGGGTGCGAAGAGGAGAGATACTTCTTCAATCTACGGGAGGCAAAGTACACGAAGGGGAGCCGATCGAACCGGGCGGCGAGATCCGGGTACTGGAAGGCCACGGGGAAGGACAAGCAGATCACGTCGTCTCGGTGCAGCCAGGTGGTCGGGATGAAGAAGGTTTTGGTGTTCTATCAGGGGAAGCCCCCAACCGGTACCAAGACGGATTGGATCATGCATGAGTACCGCCTCACCGGCCCTGACACCACAGCCTGCATCTTCCCCCAGAGAAAGAACTCATCTCAA AGTTGTGTGGCCGTCCCAAGCGGAGACTGGGTTCTCTGTCGCATCTTTAAGAAGAAACGAGCTACCAAGATGGAGGCGGAGACCGACGACGGAGGCACGAATCATGGAGTTGGTTTCATCGACTTCATGGGGCAGCGAGATAGAGATCGGAGCCATTCTGCATCCTCCATATCTGAGACGAGCTGCGTCACCGAGCTCTCCTACGGAAGCAGCAGTGGAGAGGAAACCAGTTCCGGCACATCACTTCCGTAG